Proteins encoded together in one Gemmatimonadetes bacterium T265 window:
- a CDS encoding peptidase S58, producing MRAPTVDLAPFGLALGHAADAAGATGCTVVRGVDRALRAAAVVVGRATGTREFAALAPEHRVGRADAVLLTGGSAYGLDAAAGVMRWMEARGRGFPVGGPDGRGVVPIVPAAVLFDLAPLGRFDARPTPAMAYAACDAASPLVTEQGSVGAGTGATVGKALGAGAAMKGGIGCATAGTGELRAAAVAVVNAFGDVRDASGAIVAGARSADGGFVDTAALLAGGGVRTFAAGAATNTTLCVVALIAPVDRGALAQVASAATAALARRVTPSGTSFDGDVVFALCPDAPAAAAEPAFLLRAEALATAALEAAVENAVRYAVGREGVPGLAG from the coding sequence GTGCGCGCGCCGACCGTCGACCTCGCGCCGTTCGGCCTCGCGCTCGGCCACGCCGCGGACGCGGCGGGCGCGACGGGGTGCACCGTCGTCCGGGGCGTCGACCGCGCGCTGCGGGCCGCGGCGGTGGTCGTCGGGCGCGCGACGGGGACGCGCGAGTTCGCCGCGCTCGCGCCGGAGCACCGCGTCGGGCGGGCGGACGCGGTGCTGCTCACCGGCGGCTCGGCCTACGGACTCGACGCCGCGGCGGGCGTGATGCGGTGGATGGAGGCGCGCGGGCGCGGGTTCCCGGTCGGCGGGCCGGACGGCCGCGGCGTGGTGCCGATCGTCCCCGCCGCGGTGCTCTTCGACCTCGCCCCGTTAGGCCGCTTCGACGCCCGCCCGACGCCGGCGATGGCCTACGCCGCGTGCGACGCGGCCTCGCCGCTCGTGACCGAGCAGGGGAGCGTCGGCGCGGGCACGGGCGCGACGGTGGGGAAGGCCTTGGGCGCCGGTGCGGCGATGAAGGGTGGGATCGGATGCGCGACCGCCGGGACGGGCGAACTCCGCGCCGCCGCGGTCGCGGTGGTCAACGCGTTCGGCGACGTGCGCGACGCGTCGGGGGCGATCGTCGCGGGCGCGCGGTCGGCCGACGGCGGCTTCGTCGACACCGCCGCCCTGCTCGCGGGCGGCGGTGTGCGGACGTTCGCGGCCGGCGCGGCGACCAACACGACGCTCTGCGTCGTCGCGCTCATCGCCCCGGTCGACCGCGGCGCGCTCGCGCAGGTCGCGTCGGCGGCGACGGCCGCGCTCGCGCGTCGCGTCACGCCGAGCGGGACGAGCTTCGACGGCGACGTCGTGTTCGCGCTCTGCCCGGACGCGCCCGCGGCGGCGGCCGAGCCGGCGTTCCTGCTGCGGGCGGAGGCGCTCGCGACCGCCGCGCTCGAGGCGGCGGTCGAGAACGCGGTGCGCTACGCGGTCGGGCGCGAGGGCGTGCCCGGGCTCGCGGGCTGA
- a CDS encoding membrane protein encodes MATTVQGLAPGPSDVAPAGPAPAPTPRPGATRAAPPPSAPAAGTRADHLLLVLMALVWGVNFSVLKVGTRYVDPATFNGARVLLATAVLGAIAAVRRAPLPQRADAVRLVLLGVLGHGVYQLLFIEGLARTASGTTALILAAGPAFVGVVGRLLGVERPTARAWGGIALQVAGMAGVVLGSTAAADARGTIALAGVLLVLGASLAWSVYAVLLKPLTRRVDGVQMAAWTLVGGALTLGASAVPALARGALAALPAEGWAAMLYSGVLALALAYLVYYRGVRTVGPVRTAMYSNLQPVVALGVGFVVLGERPGGWQIAGAALIGAGLLASRR; translated from the coding sequence ATGGCAACGACTGTGCAGGGCCTCGCGCCCGGCCCGTCGGACGTCGCGCCGGCCGGCCCCGCGCCGGCGCCGACCCCGCGGCCGGGCGCGACGCGTGCCGCCCCACCTCCGAGCGCCCCGGCTGCGGGCACGCGCGCCGACCACCTGCTGCTCGTGCTGATGGCGCTCGTCTGGGGCGTCAACTTCAGCGTGCTCAAGGTCGGAACGCGCTACGTCGACCCGGCGACCTTCAACGGCGCGCGCGTGCTGCTCGCGACCGCCGTGCTCGGCGCGATCGCCGCCGTCCGCCGCGCGCCGCTCCCGCAGCGCGCCGATGCGGTCCGCCTCGTCCTGCTCGGCGTGCTCGGCCACGGCGTCTACCAGCTCCTCTTCATCGAGGGGCTCGCGCGGACGGCGAGCGGGACGACGGCGCTCATCCTCGCCGCCGGCCCGGCGTTCGTCGGCGTCGTCGGGCGGCTGCTCGGGGTCGAGCGGCCGACCGCGCGCGCGTGGGGCGGGATCGCGCTGCAGGTGGCCGGGATGGCGGGCGTGGTGCTCGGTTCGACGGCGGCGGCCGACGCGCGGGGCACCATTGCGCTCGCGGGCGTGCTGCTCGTGCTCGGCGCGTCGCTCGCCTGGTCGGTCTACGCCGTGCTGCTCAAGCCGCTCACGCGGCGCGTCGACGGCGTCCAGATGGCGGCGTGGACGCTCGTCGGCGGCGCGCTCACGTTAGGCGCGTCGGCCGTGCCCGCGCTCGCCCGCGGCGCGCTCGCGGCGCTGCCGGCCGAGGGGTGGGCGGCGATGCTCTACAGCGGCGTGCTCGCGCTCGCGCTCGCGTACCTCGTCTACTACCGCGGCGTGCGCACCGTGGGCCCGGTGCGGACGGCGATGTACAGCAACCTCCAGCCCGTGGTGGCGCTCGGCGTCGGCTTCGTCGTGCTCGGCGAGCGGCCGGGCGGGTGGCAGATCGCGGGCGCGGCCCTCATCGGCGCGGGGCTCCTCGCGTCGCGCCGCTGA
- the acpS gene encoding holo-[acyl-carrier-protein] synthase, with protein sequence MILGVGFDLVDIARVAALLEAKGERAVARLFSPAEAEYARARAEPARHFAARFAAKEAVYKALAGSEDARGIGWRDAEVAVAWDGRPRLALHGRAAERAAVLGVVRVHLSLTHADHVAGAVVVLEGTPPP encoded by the coding sequence GTGATCCTCGGCGTCGGCTTCGACCTCGTCGACATCGCGCGCGTCGCGGCGCTGCTCGAGGCCAAGGGCGAGCGCGCGGTGGCGCGGCTGTTCTCGCCCGCGGAGGCCGAGTACGCGCGCGCGCGGGCCGAGCCGGCGCGCCACTTCGCCGCGCGGTTCGCGGCGAAGGAGGCCGTCTACAAGGCGCTCGCCGGGAGCGAGGACGCGCGGGGGATCGGCTGGCGCGACGCCGAGGTCGCGGTCGCGTGGGACGGGCGGCCGCGGCTGGCCCTGCACGGGCGCGCGGCCGAGCGGGCCGCGGTGTTAGGCGTCGTGCGCGTCCACCTCTCGCTCACGCACGCGGACCACGTGGCCGGCGCGGTGGTGGTGCTCGAGGGCACGCCGCCGCCGTAG
- the feoB gene encoding ferrous iron transport protein B: MTPPAPTAAGVGAAPHLRPPLAGAAPPSAPPRNGVLRVALVGNPNTGKTTLFNALTGLRQKVGNFAGVTVERTEGHYRTDDGGRVSVLDLPGSYSLSAGSPDERIALEVLLGRGRDVPVPDVVVVVADAQHLERNLFLLSQVLELGLPVVVALNQVDAAMAAGVTVDVPELIHELGATAIPTVAKRGEGLEQLKRAIARAPGLPRASRPFLLPEPVAAALAPVEACLRSAGFAADPAGMEALRLLGVAVPESHVAGVPGLADALDRARAALRAAGLAPERVEAEIRYGWIGGVLARAVHRAPRRGRTATDRLDAVALHRVWGWLVFVVLMALVFQSVFSVGLPIGNAMQTAVGWIGTTVSGWMPPGDLRSLVVDGVIAGVGSVIVFLPQIAMLFLFIGVLEDTGYMARAAFLMDGVMRRVGLHGKSFIPMLSGYACAVPGIMATRTVEHEKDRLATIMVVPLMSCSARLPVYTLLIGAFVPALPLLGGLLTLQGAAMLVMYVLGTATALGAAALFKRTLLRGPARPMILELPPYRRPSVRSLAISVTGRAKLFLKRAGTVILALSVVLWAAATYPKSPVDPRLPEPAQKEAQLEHSALGRLGRAIEPAVRPLGYDWKIGVSIAASFAAREVFVSTMGTIYGVGEDDGSGKADAALRDRLRADRDARTGRATYTPLVAIGLMVFYVYALMCMSTVAVTVRETGGGAAGWRWAAVQFGYMLALAYVAALVVYQGGRLLGLG, from the coding sequence ATGACACCGCCCGCGCCTACGGCGGCGGGCGTTGGCGCCGCGCCCCACCTCCGGCCGCCCCTCGCCGGCGCGGCCCCGCCGAGCGCGCCCCCGCGCAACGGCGTCCTGCGCGTCGCCCTGGTCGGCAACCCGAACACCGGCAAGACGACCCTCTTCAACGCCCTCACCGGGCTGCGGCAGAAGGTCGGCAACTTCGCCGGCGTCACCGTCGAGCGCACCGAAGGCCACTACCGGACGGACGACGGCGGCCGCGTGAGCGTGCTCGACCTGCCGGGGAGCTACTCCCTCTCCGCCGGCTCGCCCGACGAACGCATCGCGCTCGAAGTCCTGCTCGGCCGCGGGCGCGACGTGCCCGTGCCGGACGTCGTCGTCGTCGTTGCCGACGCGCAGCACCTCGAGCGCAACCTGTTCCTGCTGAGCCAGGTGCTCGAGCTCGGCCTGCCGGTCGTCGTCGCGCTCAACCAGGTCGACGCGGCGATGGCCGCCGGCGTGACCGTCGACGTGCCCGAACTGATCCACGAGTTAGGCGCGACGGCCATCCCGACCGTCGCCAAGCGCGGCGAGGGACTCGAGCAGCTCAAGCGCGCGATCGCCCGGGCGCCCGGCCTGCCGCGCGCGAGCCGCCCGTTTCTGCTCCCCGAGCCCGTCGCGGCCGCGCTCGCGCCGGTCGAGGCGTGCCTCCGCAGCGCGGGCTTCGCCGCCGACCCCGCCGGGATGGAGGCGCTGCGGTTGTTAGGCGTCGCGGTCCCCGAGTCGCACGTCGCCGGCGTGCCAGGGCTGGCCGACGCGCTCGACCGCGCCCGCGCGGCGCTGCGCGCGGCGGGCCTCGCGCCCGAGCGCGTCGAGGCCGAGATCCGCTACGGCTGGATCGGCGGCGTGCTCGCCCGCGCCGTGCACCGCGCGCCGCGGCGCGGCCGCACGGCCACGGACCGCCTCGACGCGGTCGCGCTGCACCGCGTCTGGGGGTGGCTGGTGTTCGTCGTCCTCATGGCGCTCGTCTTCCAGTCGGTGTTCTCGGTCGGGCTGCCGATCGGCAACGCGATGCAGACCGCGGTCGGCTGGATCGGCACGACCGTCAGCGGGTGGATGCCGCCCGGCGACCTGCGCTCGCTCGTCGTCGACGGCGTGATCGCGGGCGTGGGGAGCGTGATCGTCTTCCTGCCGCAGATCGCGATGCTCTTCCTGTTCATCGGCGTGCTCGAGGACACGGGCTACATGGCGCGCGCGGCGTTCCTCATGGACGGCGTGATGCGCCGCGTGGGGCTGCACGGGAAGAGCTTCATCCCGATGCTCTCGGGCTACGCGTGCGCGGTCCCCGGCATCATGGCGACGCGCACGGTCGAGCACGAAAAGGACCGCCTCGCGACGATCATGGTCGTGCCGCTGATGAGCTGCTCGGCGCGGCTGCCGGTCTACACGCTCCTCATCGGCGCCTTCGTGCCCGCGCTCCCGCTGCTCGGCGGGCTGCTCACGCTGCAGGGCGCGGCGATGCTCGTGATGTACGTGTTAGGCACCGCGACCGCGCTCGGCGCGGCGGCGCTGTTCAAGCGCACGCTGCTCCGCGGCCCCGCGCGCCCGATGATCCTCGAGCTCCCGCCGTACCGCCGGCCGAGCGTGCGCAGTCTGGCGATCTCGGTGACCGGGCGTGCGAAGCTGTTCCTGAAGCGCGCGGGCACGGTGATCCTCGCGCTCTCGGTGGTGCTGTGGGCGGCGGCGACGTACCCCAAGTCGCCCGTCGACCCGCGCCTCCCCGAGCCCGCGCAGAAGGAGGCCCAGCTCGAGCACTCCGCCCTCGGCCGCCTCGGCCGCGCGATCGAGCCCGCCGTACGCCCGCTCGGCTACGACTGGAAGATCGGCGTCTCGATCGCCGCCAGCTTCGCCGCGCGCGAGGTGTTCGTCTCGACGATGGGCACGATCTACGGCGTCGGCGAGGACGACGGCTCGGGCAAAGCCGACGCGGCGCTGCGCGACCGGCTGCGCGCCGACCGCGACGCGCGCACCGGCCGGGCGACCTACACGCCGCTCGTCGCGATCGGGCTGATGGTGTTCTACGTCTACGCACTCATGTGCATGAGCACCGTCGCGGTGACCGTGCGCGAGACGGGCGGCGGCGCGGCGGGGTGGCGGTGGGCGGCGGTGCAGTTCGGGTACATGCTCGCGCTCGCGTACGTCGCGGCGCTCGTGGTGTACCAGGGCGGACGGCTGCTCGGGCTGGGCTAA
- a CDS encoding N-acetyltransferase translates to MRPAPLPPFTPVTLTGAHVRLEPLTLAHLTALTAVGLDPDLWAFTTIVVRTPDDMRRYVETALAEQARGSALPFAQVDVRSGDVIGSTRLANYEPQHHRVEIGWTWLAKPFQRTPTNTEAKRLLLAHAFDTLGAARVELKTSARNVRSRAAIARIGAVEEGTLRRHMINESGETRDTVYFSVLRDEWPAVRAALDARLAPQPELQNSEPY, encoded by the coding sequence ATGCGCCCCGCCCCCCTCCCGCCGTTCACCCCCGTCACGCTCACCGGCGCGCACGTCCGCCTCGAGCCGCTGACCCTCGCGCACCTCACCGCGCTGACCGCGGTCGGCCTCGACCCCGACCTCTGGGCCTTTACGACGATCGTCGTCCGCACCCCCGACGACATGCGCCGCTACGTCGAGACCGCTCTCGCCGAGCAGGCGCGGGGGAGCGCACTCCCGTTCGCCCAGGTCGACGTCCGGAGCGGCGACGTGATCGGCTCGACGCGCCTCGCCAACTACGAACCCCAGCACCACCGCGTCGAGATCGGCTGGACGTGGCTCGCCAAACCCTTCCAGCGCACCCCGACGAACACCGAAGCCAAGCGCCTCCTCCTCGCCCACGCGTTCGACACACTCGGCGCCGCGCGCGTCGAGCTCAAGACCAGCGCCCGCAACGTTCGCTCCCGCGCGGCGATCGCCCGCATCGGCGCGGTGGAGGAGGGCACGCTCCGCCGCCACATGATCAATGAGTCGGGGGAAACGCGCGACACCGTGTATTTCAGCGTGCTCCGGGACGAGTGGCCCGCCGTCCGCGCCGCGCTCGACGCGCGGCTGGCGCCACAGCCCGAGCTACAGAATTCCGAACCGTATTGA
- the lgt_2 gene encoding prolipoprotein diacylglyceryl transferase, with the protein MPHPIVAQPLQFNVGPLQFTGFGLAVLAAFAIAQVVVVCELTRRGHLDHAASAPDVVLAALLGTMIGAKLYYVILMRDWHAIFSRGGFVFWGGFIGSVALCYATVRYKKLSFARYADVAGIAIAAGYAVGRTGCWAVGDDYGRPWNGPLAVTFPNGAPPSTAANLTQVFGARLPAGTPPDAVVAVHPTQLYEVAMGLIMFAVLWRLRGHRHAEGWLFGLYCVLAGVERFVVEFFRAKDDRFLGPFTTAQAISVLVMLVGVALMQLRRVPGPGRPGVYADSIPEPLPA; encoded by the coding sequence ATGCCGCACCCGATCGTCGCACAGCCCCTCCAGTTCAACGTCGGCCCGCTCCAGTTCACGGGCTTCGGCCTCGCCGTGCTCGCGGCCTTCGCGATCGCGCAGGTCGTCGTCGTGTGCGAGCTCACGCGCCGCGGCCACCTCGACCATGCCGCGAGCGCCCCCGACGTCGTCCTCGCCGCACTGCTCGGCACGATGATCGGCGCGAAGCTCTACTACGTCATCTTGATGCGCGACTGGCACGCGATCTTCAGCCGCGGCGGCTTTGTGTTCTGGGGCGGTTTCATCGGGTCGGTCGCGCTCTGCTACGCGACCGTGCGCTACAAGAAGCTCTCGTTCGCGCGCTACGCCGACGTGGCCGGGATCGCGATCGCCGCCGGGTACGCGGTCGGCCGCACGGGTTGCTGGGCGGTCGGCGACGACTACGGCCGCCCCTGGAACGGCCCGCTCGCGGTCACCTTCCCGAACGGCGCCCCGCCGAGCACCGCGGCGAACCTGACGCAGGTGTTCGGCGCGCGGCTGCCGGCGGGCACCCCGCCCGACGCGGTCGTCGCCGTCCACCCCACGCAGCTCTACGAAGTGGCGATGGGCCTGATCATGTTCGCCGTCCTCTGGCGCCTACGCGGCCACCGCCACGCCGAGGGCTGGCTGTTCGGCCTCTACTGCGTGCTCGCCGGCGTGGAACGCTTCGTCGTCGAGTTCTTCCGCGCCAAGGACGACCGCTTCCTCGGCCCCTTCACGACCGCGCAGGCGATCTCGGTCCTGGTGATGCTCGTCGGCGTCGCCTTGATGCAGCTCCGCCGCGTCCCCGGCCCCGGTCGCCCCGGCGTGTACGCCGACTCTATACCCGAACCGCTACCCGCCTAA
- the gcp gene encoding DNA-binding/iron metalloprotein/AP endonuclease, which yields MTAPAAAPATTAAVRVLGIETSCDETSAAVVEGAGDDGGGRAALRSLVIYSQDVHRLFGGVVPELASRAHLTAVVPVAERALADAGLAVGDVGAVAVTHAPGLVGALLVGVSYAKALAYALRVPLVPVHHMEGHLFAATLEHPEAEPPFTALLVSGGHTLLLDVAAWGEYTLLGATRDDAAGEAFDKVAKLLGLPYPGGRHVERLAAEAAPDVPRFPRPMLRANQRPDDADYYDVSFSGLKTAVLHAVRAAEARGTLDGAGAAGERAGIARGFQDALVDTLVEKTYRAARAFGRTRVVLGGGVACNGALVAAMRTRLGPRGVRVYAPSVRLATDNAAMIARAGLFRLARGDVAGLGLGARASLPIPGLRTRPERPPRQ from the coding sequence GTGACCGCGCCGGCCGCCGCGCCCGCGACGACCGCCGCGGTGCGCGTGCTCGGGATCGAGACCTCCTGCGACGAAACCTCGGCCGCCGTGGTCGAAGGCGCGGGCGACGACGGCGGAGGCCGCGCCGCGCTCCGCTCGCTCGTCATCTACTCGCAGGACGTGCACCGCCTTTTCGGCGGCGTCGTCCCCGAGCTGGCGAGCCGCGCGCACCTCACCGCCGTCGTCCCCGTGGCCGAACGCGCCCTGGCCGACGCGGGCCTCGCGGTCGGCGACGTCGGCGCAGTCGCGGTCACGCACGCGCCGGGCCTCGTCGGCGCCCTGCTCGTCGGCGTGAGCTACGCCAAGGCGCTCGCCTACGCGTTACGCGTCCCGCTCGTGCCCGTGCACCACATGGAAGGGCACCTCTTCGCCGCCACGCTCGAGCACCCCGAGGCCGAGCCGCCGTTCACCGCGCTCCTCGTGTCCGGCGGCCACACGCTGCTGCTCGACGTCGCAGCGTGGGGCGAGTACACCCTGCTCGGCGCGACGCGCGACGACGCCGCGGGCGAGGCGTTCGACAAGGTCGCCAAGCTGCTCGGCCTCCCGTACCCCGGCGGCCGGCACGTCGAGCGGCTGGCGGCGGAGGCGGCCCCCGACGTGCCGCGCTTCCCGCGCCCGATGCTCCGCGCCAACCAGCGGCCGGACGACGCGGACTACTACGACGTCTCGTTCTCCGGCCTGAAGACCGCGGTCCTGCACGCCGTACGCGCGGCCGAGGCGCGTGGCACGCTCGACGGCGCGGGCGCGGCAGGCGAGCGCGCCGGCATCGCCCGCGGCTTCCAGGACGCGCTCGTCGACACGCTCGTCGAGAAGACGTACCGCGCCGCGCGCGCGTTCGGCCGCACGCGCGTCGTGCTCGGCGGCGGCGTGGCCTGCAACGGCGCGCTCGTCGCCGCGATGCGGACGCGGCTCGGCCCGCGCGGCGTGCGCGTGTACGCGCCCTCTGTCCGCCTCGCCACCGACAACGCCGCGATGATCGCGCGGGCCGGACTCTTCCGCCTCGCGCGCGGCGACGTCGCCGGGCTCGGGCTCGGCGCGCGCGCCTCGCTGCCCATCCCCGGACTGCGCACGCGACCGGAAAGGCCACCTCGGCAGTAA
- the rpe gene encoding ribulose-phosphate 3-epimerase, with the protein MPIRIAPSILSADFARLADDLARAEAGGADQVHVDVMDGHFVPNLTFGAKVIDAVRRSTALPIDVHMMVEHPERYFDDFAAAGATGMTIHAEAVPHLDRQLAHIHEVGCRAGVALNPATPLAHVSEVVGELDLLLVMTVNPGFGGQEFIPYTEGKIARARQLLDAAGSPAHLEVDGGVAADTIVRCRRAGADTFVAGNAVFAAPDPAAAVRALRAAAERATEVLA; encoded by the coding sequence GTGCCCATCCGCATCGCCCCCTCCATCCTCTCCGCCGACTTCGCGCGCCTGGCCGACGACCTCGCGCGCGCCGAGGCCGGCGGCGCCGACCAGGTCCACGTCGACGTGATGGACGGCCACTTCGTCCCGAACCTCACCTTCGGCGCGAAGGTCATCGACGCCGTGCGCCGGTCCACGGCGCTGCCGATCGACGTGCACATGATGGTCGAGCACCCGGAGCGCTACTTCGACGACTTCGCGGCCGCGGGCGCGACGGGGATGACGATCCACGCCGAGGCCGTGCCGCACCTCGACCGGCAGCTCGCGCACATTCACGAGGTCGGCTGCCGCGCGGGGGTGGCGCTCAACCCCGCGACGCCGCTCGCGCACGTGAGCGAGGTCGTCGGCGAGCTCGACCTGCTGCTCGTGATGACCGTGAACCCCGGCTTCGGCGGGCAGGAGTTCATCCCCTACACCGAGGGCAAGATCGCGCGCGCGCGGCAACTGCTCGACGCGGCCGGAAGCCCGGCGCACCTGGAGGTCGACGGCGGCGTCGCGGCCGACACGATCGTGCGCTGCCGGCGGGCGGGCGCGGACACCTTCGTGGCCGGCAACGCCGTGTTCGCCGCGCCCGACCCGGCCGCGGCGGTGCGCGCGCTCCGCGCGGCGGCCGAGCGCGCGACGGAGGTCCTCGCGTGA
- the sun gene encoding ribosomal RNA small subunit methyltransferase B — protein MTARAAAGRRGPGARPARATAVTPARAGAAAVLADLRDGVLLDAAFERRAAALDARDRRWAHELVWGTLRRRAWLDALLAERVRGGLLRLDPDVVDLLRLGAYQLLAMASVPAYAAIGETVELAKTRAGHGAGALANAVLRRVDRERGPDGVPPVALPDDPLERLALAESHPLWLVTRWAERWGLDATATLLRANNAEAPVVARPYGVSAAALVDALEAFGVVTEPPPDGAAWPADSVRLARGTAVGALLGRDAAAEGRAVGRRMHVQDPASTFVTLYAAFPPGAHAADVCAAPGGKALELARSAAAVYAGDRSPARLARVRANVARLDVPNVFPYAGDVLDAPLRAVDAVLVDAPCTGTGTFRRHPDARWRLKPSDVAVTSAAQHAILRAAAALVRPGGLLVYSTCSIEGEENDDVVDRFLAAGAGEWTLDPPPAGTVPDAVLDRGRLRVLPQQHGVDGAFAARMRRAGAS, from the coding sequence ATGACGGCGCGGGCGGCGGCCGGCCGGCGCGGGCCGGGCGCGCGGCCCGCGCGCGCGACCGCCGTCACCCCGGCGCGCGCGGGCGCGGCCGCGGTCCTCGCCGACCTGCGCGACGGCGTACTCCTCGACGCCGCCTTCGAGCGGCGCGCGGCGGCGCTCGACGCCCGCGACCGCCGCTGGGCCCACGAGCTCGTCTGGGGCACGCTCCGCCGCCGCGCCTGGCTCGACGCGCTCCTCGCCGAGCGCGTGCGCGGCGGGCTGCTCCGCCTCGACCCGGACGTCGTCGACTTGCTGCGGCTCGGCGCCTACCAGCTGCTCGCGATGGCGAGCGTGCCCGCGTACGCCGCGATCGGCGAGACGGTCGAGCTGGCGAAGACCCGCGCCGGGCACGGCGCGGGCGCGCTCGCCAACGCCGTCCTGCGGCGCGTCGACCGCGAGCGCGGCCCCGACGGCGTGCCGCCGGTCGCCCTCCCGGACGACCCGCTCGAACGGCTCGCGCTCGCGGAGTCGCACCCGCTCTGGCTCGTCACGCGCTGGGCGGAGCGTTGGGGACTCGACGCGACCGCGACGCTGCTGCGCGCGAACAACGCGGAGGCGCCGGTCGTCGCGCGCCCGTACGGCGTGAGCGCGGCCGCGCTCGTCGACGCGCTGGAAGCGTTTGGCGTCGTCACCGAACCGCCGCCCGACGGTGCCGCGTGGCCGGCGGACAGCGTGCGCCTCGCGCGCGGCACGGCCGTCGGCGCGCTCCTCGGGCGCGACGCGGCGGCGGAGGGGCGCGCGGTCGGCCGGCGCATGCACGTGCAGGACCCGGCCTCGACGTTCGTGACGCTCTACGCCGCGTTCCCGCCCGGCGCGCACGCCGCCGACGTTTGCGCCGCGCCCGGCGGCAAGGCGCTCGAGCTCGCGCGTTCGGCCGCCGCCGTGTACGCGGGCGACCGCTCCCCCGCGCGCCTCGCCCGCGTGCGGGCGAACGTCGCCCGGCTCGACGTGCCTAACGTCTTTCCGTATGCGGGCGACGTGCTCGACGCGCCGCTTCGCGCCGTCGACGCGGTGCTCGTCGACGCGCCGTGCACCGGGACGGGGACCTTCCGCCGGCACCCGGACGCGCGCTGGCGCCTCAAGCCGTCGGACGTCGCGGTGACGAGCGCGGCGCAGCACGCGATCCTCCGCGCGGCCGCCGCGCTCGTCCGCCCGGGCGGGCTGCTCGTCTATTCGACCTGCTCGATCGAGGGGGAGGAGAACGACGACGTGGTCGACCGGTTCCTCGCCGCCGGCGCGGGCGAGTGGACGCTCGACCCGCCGCCGGCCGGCACGGTCCCGGACGCGGTGCTCGACCGGGGTCGGCTCCGCGTGCTGCCGCAGCAGCACGGCGTGGACGGCGCGTTCGCGGCGCGGATGCGCCGGGCGGGCGCGTCGTGA
- the fmt gene encoding methionyl-tRNA formyltransferase, producing MRVLFWGTPDFAVPPLRALLSEGYDVVGVVTGVDKPRGRSRSRLDPSPVKALAAAEGLPVLQPEKPRGDAFLSELAALAPDLSVVVAYGHILPKAAIDLPRLGTVNIHASLLPAFRGADPIRAALLHGVATTGVSIMRMVPALDAGPVLHTLETPVADDETYGELWERLAELGAQALVEALTLIEVGAARETPQDDARATYAPKTERADARLDWTRPAEDVARAVRAYDPRPGAYGVLRGAGRDPVEVKLFGARAVAVEERPDVAAGEVVALGTDGLVVKCGEDAVRVTYVQPAGRPRTAAADWVRGRGAELGDLFDPNPADASRG from the coding sequence GTGCGCGTCCTCTTCTGGGGCACCCCCGACTTCGCGGTCCCGCCGCTCCGCGCCCTGCTGAGCGAGGGGTACGACGTGGTCGGCGTGGTGACCGGCGTCGACAAGCCGCGCGGGCGCTCGCGCTCGCGGCTCGACCCGTCGCCGGTGAAGGCGCTCGCGGCCGCGGAGGGGCTGCCGGTGCTCCAGCCGGAGAAGCCGCGCGGCGACGCGTTCCTGTCGGAGCTCGCGGCGCTCGCGCCCGACCTCTCGGTCGTCGTCGCGTACGGGCACATCCTGCCGAAGGCGGCGATCGACCTGCCGCGCCTCGGCACGGTCAACATCCACGCCTCGCTCCTCCCCGCGTTCCGCGGCGCGGACCCGATCCGCGCCGCGCTGCTGCACGGCGTTGCGACGACCGGCGTGTCGATCATGCGCATGGTCCCCGCGCTCGACGCCGGCCCCGTCCTCCACACGCTCGAGACCCCGGTCGCCGACGACGAGACGTACGGCGAGTTGTGGGAGCGCCTGGCCGAACTCGGCGCACAGGCGCTCGTCGAGGCGCTGACGCTGATCGAGGTCGGCGCGGCGCGCGAGACGCCGCAGGACGACGCCCGCGCGACCTACGCGCCGAAGACCGAGCGCGCCGACGCGCGGCTGGACTGGACCCGCCCCGCGGAGGACGTCGCCCGCGCGGTGCGGGCGTACGACCCGCGCCCGGGCGCGTACGGCGTGCTGCGCGGCGCGGGGCGCGACCCGGTCGAGGTGAAGCTCTTCGGCGCGCGCGCCGTCGCCGTCGAGGAGCGCCCGGACGTCGCGGCCGGCGAGGTCGTCGCGTTAGGCACGGACGGCCTCGTCGTGAAGTGCGGGGAGGACGCGGTGCGCGTGACGTACGTCCAGCCCGCCGGGCGCCCGCGGACCGCCGCCGCCGATTGGGTGCGCGGCCGCGGCGCCGAGCTCGGCGACCTCTTCGACCCCAACCCGGCGGACGCCTCCCGTGGCTGA